Genomic window (Poecile atricapillus isolate bPoeAtr1 chromosome 10, bPoeAtr1.hap1, whole genome shotgun sequence):
TGGACCTGACCAAAACCGGTGGGAAACTGAGATGACTCTTTAGGCACATCCAGTCATAATTTAAGCAACTCTGGTTACAGAAGGATATAAGGTATTTTAAATCgtctgttttctttcacaatTAGAAGTGCTTTTTCGAAGAAGAAAGATTTGATAGGAGTAAACACCCGGTGACAGAAAGCTGGTTAATTGCAATTTTAAAGTGACATTCCTTTCTCTCCATTGTGCACAGAGGAGAACAAAGAGAGGGAATCAATGGTGGTGTCAGATTTTCTCAGTTTCCCCGTCTCACCTGGCCCGGGCGGAGCAGAGCCCGGTGTCCGGCTGGGGAGCCgcggccccgctctgcccccgCACACGGCGGGGCCGCGGTGCCGCTCGCCAAGGGCCGCCTGGGAGGGGACAAGCGCCGGGGACCGCCCCGGGCAGCGGGACAGCGGCGGGCTCAGGGCCTGCTGGGCGCTCCCGCACGGCGGATCGCAGCCGTGGCCATGTGTTCTCGGCGGAGGGCTGAGTGCGGGGGGATGCCGGGCTCGGCACGCAGCCCGCAGCCCCAGCGCTGTCCGTGCGCggggagctcagcctggcccCCGCGAGCATCCGCCGGCCAAGCGGGGCTTTGGGATTCTCGGCCCGACGGCCTCGCTGGGGCTGCCGTGTGCCCGTGTCGTGGCGGCCCGTGCGGCTCCGCCGCGGGCTCAGAGCGCtgcggaggaggaggaagaggaggaagaagcgGAGGCTGCTCGGGGCTGCGGCCGAGCTGCCGGGAGCTGCtcgctgtccccagcccggtGCGCGTCCCCCCGGGGGTCCCGAGCTCCGCCCGCTCTTTGGGGACGGGCAGGGGCggctgctgcctctcccttcCCCGGGCGGTCAGCGGGGCCCGGAGCGGGCCCACCGCCGGCGCCAGGTGAGCTACTGGCACATGGGGGATTCGTGCAGATAAACTTCTCTGAGCGAGCGCTGTGTGCAAACGCTAAAAAACCCGCCAGGGAAGGaagtttctgtgaaaaaaaaaggattttgctCTAACTTAAGTTTTATCCGCTTCCCCCTTcaagttgtttgttttcttggtttttttttaatagagtgTCTGAGCAGAAGAAAGTCTTCATTGCGTTGAGTCACATGCGGTCAGTAGAGGAGTCATCTGTGCCATGGGAACCTTCAGGTGATGCGAGAAACAAGCGGGGAATCCCTTCCACTTCTCCGGGATCCTGCAAATGCCTTTCAAATTAGCCAGCTCTGAGGATCAGTGCCAGGCTCTACAAGGCGTTCCCAAAGCCTGCAGCCAGTAAAACTTTGTGTAGGTAAAATTAGCTAAAGACCTTCTACTGAGAGAACAGCCTTTGTTGTCACATGTGGTGGAGTTCCAGGATCTGTAACTATTTTTCTTAAAAGGTTTTTCTACTGCCCCAGTGAATGCATTACGCTACAGTAGCTCTGAAATGGTATCGCTTATTTCCTTCAAAGCAGCGGCCGGTTGTTTCTTCAGGGACCCCAAGTCCTTtcaagggaggggaaaaagtgATGGCTGAGCGGGACCGAATCGCGCCGAcaaatacttattttaaatCAGCATCATCTCCAAAGGGCGCAGCCCCTGGGAGCGTGGCGAGTGCCGGGCGGGCGCCGGTCGGGCCGAGcggggctcagcccggggcagATCCGACTGGGGCGAGCGGGAGCCGGGACAGCTCGGTGGCCTCAGCCCTTCTCCGTCGGAGAGGGaaggcagagccccagccatTGGCCGCGGGGACGCGCCGGGGCCCGGCTCTCCGGGCATCGGCATCACCCCGCAGAGCCTCGGCCGGGGGCCGCTCTCGGTGCCCGAGTGTAACCGGGAACTTGCTGGCCCCAGTGGCGAGGGGCGGGCGGTGCTCTCCGGCCGCCGCGGGGCCCCGCGGGCGAGCAgccggcgctgctgccgggggACGGAGGGAGCGGCCGCCGTGGGGCCGGGCACCGCCACCGCCCGCCGGGCAGCCCCGGCTGCGGGGCCGCTCCGGGACGGCCGCGGCGGAGCCCGGACCGGGCCGGCCCGCTCGGTCCATCCGAGCGCCCTGCGGCCGCTCGGCCGAAGCCTACCGCCCCCACCGCTGCCACTGTGCTTGGGGTTTTTCTCGGGGGGGATGTATTTCTGATGTCGGGGTAAGGTGGGGAATTGCTGTCAACTCCAGGCAGAAGAGAATCGATTCGGACAAGATTACTTACAGTTTAAAATGGGGTTTCCAAATATGAAGACACCGAGCGTGCTTACACTTTCCTATTTTCCTCGTGCTCTTCCCGAAATGCCTGGTCCTAATCGCAAGAACACAGCTATCCCAGTTCTGATTTTCTGGGGCTTATTACATGTCAGAACTGTAAAAGTCCTCTGGACAATTTACAGACAAAACATCTGGTTCGTTAAAGCAAAGCTACTGGACTAAGACAAACAAACTTTGCTGCTGTGTAAATTCACTTACCCAAACAATTTACATTCAAGCAAAGATTTTAGCCCGAAGAAAAACTTTTATTCATTTGTGTTCAGGAGGTTTGGGAATTCactggcattttaaaataattttgctctAATAAAGTTATGTAGATATTACAAAATGTCTTTGTTCTCTTCTCAGATCATTATCGCTGCTATAATGGTTATTGACAACACTTTGTATTTTACAGAAGCGCGGTATCGTTTTCGGGCGTGGGCAGCGGGGGTTTTTAAACAAACTTGTCAGATCCGTATTCATCTGGTCCAGCCTTAATGAAAGCTCCCGCTTCTTTGTTCTCCGCCGGGAGAAACCGAACTACTTCCCGCATTTCGATGGGTGCCGCCGAGGGAAGGCTGTGCCCGGCACAGAGGGCAGAGCGGGCACGGGCTGCCGGGCGGTACCGGCCGCGGCCCAAGAGTTCTCCGCTCCCGGGGCCGGCAGGAGTCTCCGTGGGGCTGCCCGGGCCCgctgggacccccagccccgcACTGGCCACCGGGGCTCGCCCCCCGGCCCCagccgcgccgccgcccccgccagGCGCTCCCGGGCCGCGGGCAGCGCTGCCCCGCAGCCGGCGGCTCCAGAGGCCCCGGCTCGCTGGTGCCCGGCCCTTCCCGCGGCTCCGGGGACGCTCGGCCGGAGAGGACCTGCAGTTCCCTGTCGGCTTCTCTGCCCCGCTCGAAGGGGAGGCTCCGGCAGAGCAGGGCCGGAGCTGGGGCGAGAGCAGAGAGGCCGGGGCCGGTCGGTCCCCGGGACTGAGCCCCGGGGAGCAGTGAACCGGTGCGAACAGAGAGGGAGAGCAGCCGCACGGGCACCGCGGCGCACGGCGCTCCCTGCCTTGTTTGCAGTGAGCAAGTGGCGAAACATCAACACGCTGCTCGGGAGAGAACAAGGTTAAAGCTCGGCTAAAACATGCTGGCTTCTAAGAGGCGGCTGTGTCAAGTTTACTAAACTTCCTCACTGATCCTCCCTGGCCGTTCCCATAGCCAGCAGTTTATTCCAGTGGTCCTTTATCGGCTCAGCCGCTGTCTCCACTCGGGCCGGGGCACGAAAAAGGTGTCTCGGGCAACTGGTGGAGTTTTGGTGGAGAGGAATGTTATGAGCAGTGAAAATATACACCAAAGAAGGGCAGCAAGCGGTGCCCAGCTGGGAAAGATAAAACATTCTTAGCTGGTGGAAACTTTAGGAGTGATGGTTATCTAATTATGTGACTTATAAATAATTGGTACCTTGCTTTAAAACTGCCAGGAAGGGCGAGCTTAGGGCTGAGCTTCGTGTGCTGAGTCTTTTTGGATGGAGTCTGTACAGCCATCGATTTGATGCGTTATGTTTGGAAATGTTGCACTTCATAAAATTACACGTTCTGGCTCTCTGGAATAGCCTGTGACCCCCAAAGAAGCCGGCGCACATGAAGGCATCTGCATTTCCCTCTGCAAATCGTCTGATAGAAAGATCAATAgatcttcttttttcttaaaacaatgTATATAGTTAACAACCAAATTATTCCACAACTTCCTGAGCGTTTTGGCAGTGAGAGTTGTCAATGTGTAAGTGCAGTGCATGTGTCTGTGTGCACGAATATCTGCTGCCTtcctctctctcacacacacaagAATTATTATTCTTAAGTGAACTGAGAAAGTTCCTCCGATGACTGTTTATGGAAAGTTTCACTTATTTCGttccctccctgtcccagctcggCGCACTGGAACGAGCCCCTCACCCTCCGCTGCCGGCGCGTGTGGGCCGCCCTTTGCAGAGCCAGGTAAGCGCTGCTGGCTGCACAGAGCTCCCCACGCAGCGGGGCCGGGGACAGTCTCGCGTGTCTGGTCGTGCTGGTGACACCGTCCAGCTGCTCAGGTGCCACCTGCCAGCATCCTCCAGCTGCGCTGcgggaggcagagctgtgtctggGAACCTGGTCAAACACAAATGCCACCCCACGCGCAAATCCACGCACGCGTGGGGCCGAGCGCAGCCGCGGGAGGAGGCTGCGCACCCGCGGAGCGGCGCCGGGCCCGAGGCGCTCGAACCCCGCCCGGCACCCCGGCCGAGCCCGGCAGCGGGCAGGGGCTGACATCCCTCCCTCGGGCGGGCTAAGTGTGACACAAAGGCAGCGAAAGAAGAGCGCATTTAGAGACAGGGAAGTGGAAGGAACAAAGTTCTCGCAACTTGCAACCGCCCCAAAATTCGGGATTGGTCGCTGCAGCTCGCTCCTCGCGAAGCCCCgcagccagcagctgaggaggaTCGGGATGGTCCCTGGCTTTGGAGAGGGCTCTCGCACATTTCAGAACAGCCTTTACAGGACTGCAGTGACTACACGCGCCCAgtcattttaattttgctgtaGTTTTCAGGGCGCTTCACCAGCTCCTGGTGGCAGAGTGACCTTCCCCGCACTCCGTGCGGCGAGCAGGAGCAGAGACGGCCAGGGCTCCCGGGACTCTGGGCTGCCGAGGCTCCCGGCCGAGCATCCCAAAGTTTGTTTCGCGCTCCCTCGCTCCAGAGCTCGGAGGAATCCTCCATGTCGCGCAGCGCGGGCCGGCTCGGCCAGCAGTAGCTCAGCCCGGGGTTCGCCGCTCGCCGCTCCGCGCTCGGTGCGGTCCTGCCGCGGCCATCCCCGCGGAGCCGGGAGCGCAGCCGGACTGAGCGCGGGGCGCGCCCcggcccctgtccctgcccctggccgGCAGCATCCTTCGGGGGGGTGGGGGGCGTGAATTATTTAGGTTTTCTATTTCCTACTTaaagggggaggagggagagagaatgAAGGAGCTATTAACCGCAGCCGAGCTCTGCTTCCCCAGTCTGTCTAACATTTGTAAATACTTATGCTGCGGCTGGTCCCCTCCTCCCCGGTTAAGTTGTTTAGTATGTCGGTTATTTGTACCGAATCCCGGTCTGTGTAGTGTCTGATGTGTTGTCGTTGCAATGTGCAGCCAGGGTGACACTGATGGATGCGCCAATGGTGAGACGGACAGATGTTAGGGCGGATCTAGCGGCACGCACCGCCGCGGCGGCgagcccgcccgcccgccccgccggggctgcccgccgcccggccccgtCCTGCCGCACGGCTCACCCACgctcacacactcacacacacagggctttttggggaggggggggacgTCTCGGTGTCGTCTCTTAAGCAGATCTGATCGCTCCTTCTGTGAGCAGATACTGTAACTGTGAGGAGCAACCAGCGAGTATCAATGAGATGGAACTGAGCGAGTTTGGCAGCAGAAGCGGCAATTGACAACTCACCATTTTCTTGTTTGCAAGAAATGTTTCGTTTTCCCCCAACAGTAGCAATTTCCCGGGGACTTTAGGCGACTgcgatttttttttcatcctaaagatcagcttaaaaaaaatgaacTCATAACAACaataatcaaaaaaaaaaaaaaaaaatcccaaaccttcTCCACCCGTCATGTAAAGTGTTTGAATTTCCTGCAACTTGAAAGGGAAGCGAGAGCCCGAGAGCGGCACGGCGGCTTTATAGGATGTGAAGACGCAACAACATCTGCACTTAGTCAGGTATTTGGAATTATCCCAAATCTCGAAGAATGGGGGCgagtggagattttttttttttttttgatcttACCGTAAAAGTGagctcagccttttttttttttttttttttaattcctccccgtgaactttaaaaaaaaaaaaaaaaaaaaaaaagagctacttttttttcttctttctttccttctttttttttttttttttttttttttttttcctgttgttgttgttgccgTGTCTCCCTTCCCCGCTGGCGGGGCCGGTGCGGGCGGAGCGGGGGCGGGAGCGGCCCGGGCCCCGcgcgccccccgccgccccggccctCCCCGCGccgcgcggccccgccgcccagGGATGCGCAATCAAACCCGCAGCACATCGATCCGCCGCCGCTCGCCGAACTGAGCGCGGCGGCTCGGCAGTGAACTTGGAccgagaaaaaaaaaaaattaaaaaaaaccccaaaaaaacaaaaaactgagagagagaggggaaaaaaaaaatctaccccCAAAACAGGGAAAACGAGGGAAAAGTGCTCCTTTCCGAAGAGCCGGGTGCGTGGGGCGCGGGCGCTGCTCGCTCCCCGCCGCTCTGGCCCCGCGGGGCGGGAGCAGCGGCTCCGCTGGCGGGGGCGCCGCCGGTAGCGGCCGCCGGCCGGGGCGGCCCCGACACCGCCCGCCCGCAGGCGCGGAGCGGAgcgcggcggccgcggcgccAGCCAGGTGGGAGCCGGCGGGCTGGATGTGtcggcgggcgggcggcgcgcCGGTGAGTGCGGCCGGGGCGGGCAGCGctgcggggcgcggcggggagccggggctgccgccgccgctgtcACCGCGCGGGGCGGCCGGGATGGAGCGGCGGGCCGGGCCCTCCTCgccggggggggcgggggcggcAGGGAGGGGGGGTTCCCGTGGCCCGGCGTGGCGGGAGGGGTCCCGTGCTCCGGCATGGAGGGAGGCGATGGCTGCGGGGGGCTCCGGCGGGGAACGGGTGCGCGCGGGGGCGGAAAGGGAAGGGCTGCGGCGGGGAGCGGGCGAGCGGCGCGGAGCCCGGCGGActgccctgcctgtccctgcccggCCAgccctccgccgccgccgcgggcgGCTCGGGAGACCGCCGGCGGGCGAAGTTAGGTGGCGGAGGGGGCTTGGCGAGGGGGTCGCCCCGGCCGGCGGGGCAGACCCCTGCCCGCCCCCGTGCCCGGTCCGGCGGGCGATGCGCGCTGAGTGAAGGCGCGgcccggggcgggcggcggcggtgCCCCGCTCCCTCTCGGCGGACCAGTTTGAGTGACACCGCGATCATCTCGTTTCCCTTCAAGCTTCGCCTgttgccgccgccgccgccgccgccgctccagCGCCGAGCCGGGAGTGGAGAGCGCAGGCTGAGGCTCCGCCGGCTCCGGCCAAGAGATCCCCTGTCTTTATGCCGTGATCTCCCAGCCCGGCCAGGCACCGGGGGCGCAgggcggggtgggggggacTGCGGgctctccccagccctcccGCCCGCACACCTCTTCGGGGGgcttcccctcctccttcctccgGGGCGATTTGTCAAACTTCCCCCCtcttctgccagcagcagcagcagcagcagcagcagggctgtcctCTCCTCTgtgccgcctcctcctcc
Coding sequences:
- the LOC131582590 gene encoding uncharacterized protein LOC131582590 isoform X2; the encoded protein is MCSRRRAECGGMPGSARSPQPQRCPCAGSSAWPPRASAGQAGLWDSRPDGLAGAAVCPCRGGPCGSAAGSERCGGGGRGGRSGGCSGLRPSCRELLAVPSPVRVPPGVPSSARSLGTGRGGCCLSLPRAVSGARSGPTAGARVSEQKKVFIALSHMRSVEESSVPWEPSGDARNKRGIPSTSPGSCKCLSN
- the LOC131582590 gene encoding collagen alpha-1(I) chain-like isoform X1, coding for MHYATVALKWYRLFPSKQRPVVSSGTPSPFKGGEKVMAERDRIAPTNTYFKSASSPKGAAPGSVASAGRAPVGPSGAQPGADPTGASGSRDSSVASALLRRRGKAEPQPLAAGTRRGPALRASASPRRASAGGRSRCPSVTGNLLAPVARGGRCSPAAAGPRGRAAGAAAGGRRERPPWGRAPPPPAGQPRLRGRSGTAAAEPGPGRPARSIRAPCGRSAEAYRPHRCHCAWGFSRGGCISDVGVRWGIAVNSRQKRIDSDKITYSLKWGFQI